The following are from one region of the Periophthalmus magnuspinnatus isolate fPerMag1 chromosome 5, fPerMag1.2.pri, whole genome shotgun sequence genome:
- the LOC117371170 gene encoding serine/threonine-protein phosphatase 6 regulatory ankyrin repeat subunit C-like: protein MDLRNITDEAPLLQAIFSRNTEEVAFLLSHNEDVDALDEEQSTPLHAAAYLGDVQIMELLISSGADVNAKDRSLLTPLHRAAASRNERAVELLLKHGAFTEPQDKYGHTPLHMAAANWAIGSTEILISHLCNVDAPDKLGRTPLHHAAHSGHTEMVSLLHNNSANIEAKDNKERQPVHWAAYLGHVEVVKLLLSQGADVMSKDKQGYTPLHAAASSGQIDVVKYLLKLGVETDELNTCGNTALHVACLMGQDAVANELVNCGANINHPNRSGDTPLHLSAASSNGTLCLELLINNGADLSTQNKEGKSPLHMAAMHGRFSASQILVQNGSEVDSADYFGNTPLHTAARYGQELLISTLLTNGADKNRQGNNGMLPLHLSSLYGFPDCCRKLLSPGQLYNIMPPLNQEQISGFDINTQDEHGRTCLHAAASGGNVDCLNLLLNCGADLDARDNLGRSPLHYAAANGNSQCTVSLVRAGSEVNERDLMGCSPLHYAAASLTFSGEETDADPDSYLEKEREASLCLDYLLDSGADPTLKNSKGYSAVHYAAAYGNKQHLELLLEISFNCLEEVESNFPVSPLHLAAYYGHCEALSLLCATLVSLDVRDVQGQTALHLAAQRGHSSCVNVLLKHQASYTVREHRHKRTALHAAAAEGHMDCLLLLVNGEHSADVIDLADTQGQTALMLAALGCHTDCVHILLEKGAKPDTSDKKGFTALHRVSMLGSEECVSALLDHGASALCRDSQGRTPLHLAASCGHAGLLHLLLKAAVTSDPLDSMLDFRGYTPTHWAAYHGREKCLQILLENKLESNQEGNPFSPLHCSLINGHDEAAKLILKTIGLKSVNMQDTKGRTPLHAAAYSGNLSGLELLLSQGAEVNAVDRNGCSTLMVAAESGQTMAVEFLLHKAKPDLTLMDSNNNTALHLACSKGHEMCALLILGEINDSSLINAANNTLQMPLHIAARQGLATVVQVLLSRGAAVMAVDEEGRTPALACAPNKNVADCLALILSTMKPFPPREAMVNSTPHFSPILKNCGIAAT, encoded by the exons ATGGATTTACGAAACATCACGGACGAG GCTCCGTTGTTGCAGGCCATATTCAGCAGAAACACAGAAGAGGTTGCGTTTCTTTTGAGCCATAATGAAGACGTCGATGCACTG GACGAGGAGCAGAGCACGCCACTTCATGCTGCTGCATATTTGGGTGATGTCCAGATAATGGAACTTCTTATTTCATCAG GTGCTGATGTCAATGCCAAGGATCGGTCTCTATTGACACCTTTACATCGAGCAGCAGCATCTAGAAATGAA AGGGCTGTGGAGTTGCTGCTTAAACATGGGGCATtcactgagccacaggacaaATACGGACACACGCCGTTGCACATGGCGGCTGCTAACTGGGCTATTGGCTCCACAGAGATCCTCATTTCTCATTTATGCAACGTCGATGCTCCAGACAAGTTAGGACGCACACCTCTTCATCACGCAGCTCATAGTGGACATACAGAG ATGGTGAGCTTGCTCCATAATAATTCTGCAAATATTGAAGCCAAAGACAACAAGGAGAGGCAGCCGGTCCACTGGGCAGCATATCTGG GGCATGTGGAGGTGGTGAAGCTACTTCTCTCTCAGGGTGCTGATGTGATGTCCAAAGACAAGCAGGGTTACACACCTCTGCACGCTGCTGCTTCCAGTGGACAGATTGATGTCGTCAAATATCTGCTCAAACTGGGAGTCGAG ACCGATGAACTGAATACATGTGGAAACACAGCTCTGCACGTGGCCTGTCTGATGGGGCAGGACGCGGTGGCCAATGAGCTGGTAAACTGCGGAGCAAACATAAACCACCCAAACCGCAGCGGAGACACGCCCCTGCACCTGTCGGCCGCGTCTTCCAACGGGACCCTGTGTCTCGAGCTGCTCATTAACAATGGGGCTGACCTCAGCACACAG aataaagAAGGGAAGAGTCCTTTACATATGGCAGCTATGCACGGCCGCTTCTCTGCATCTCAGATCCTTGTTCAAAATG GGAGTGAGGTGGACAGCGCGGATTATTTCGGGAACACTCCACTTCACACCGCAGCTCGGTACGGACAGGAGCTGCTCATCAGTACACTACTGACCAACGGGGCTGATAAAAACAG ACAGGGCAATAATGGGATGCTTCCTCTCCATTTATCATCACTCTATGGGTTTCCTGATTGTTGTCGAAAGCTGCTGTCTCCAG gcCAACTGTACAACATCATGCCGCCTTTGAACCAAGAGCAGATCAGTGGGTTTGATATAAACACTCAGGACGAACATGGGAGGACCTGCCTGCACGCTGCTGCCTCTGGAGG GAACGTTGACTGTCTAAACCTGCTGCTAAACTGTGGTGCTGACCTGGATGCAAGGGACAATTTGGGGAG ATCTCCCCTCCACTACGCTGCAGCAAATGGGAACAGTCAGTGCACCGTGTCCCTGGTCCgagcggggtcagaggtcaatgagAGAGACCTGATGGGGTGCAGTCCTCTGCACTATGCCGCCGCTTCCCTCACCTTCTCTGG agaggagacagatgcAGATCCTGACTCGTATTTGGAGAAAGAGCGAGAAGCCTCTTT ATGTTTGGATTATTTACTGGACAGTGGAGCAGATCCCACTTTGAAGAACAGTAAAGGATACAGCGCGGTCCACTACGCTGCAGCTTACGGCAACAAGCAGCATCTAGAGCTG CTCCTGGAAATTTCATTCAACTGTCTGGAGGAAGTAGAAAGTAATTTTCCTGTCAGTCCATTGCATCTGGCG GCGTACTACGGTCACTGTGAGGCCCTGAGTCTCCTTTGTGCGACTCTGGTCAGTCTGGATGTTCGGGATGTCCAGGGGCAGACGGCGCTGCACTTGGCTGCTCAGAGAGGCCACTCCTCCTGTGTGAACGTCCTGCTCAAACACCAGGCGTCTTACACAGTCAGAGAACACAGACACAAGAGGACCGCACTACACGCTGCAG CGGCCGAGGGGCACATGgactgtctgctgctgctggtgaacGGGGAACACAGCGCCGACGTCATCGACCTCgcagacacacagggaca GACGGCTCTGATGCTGGCGGCTCTGGGTTGTCACACAGACTGTGTTCATATTCTTTTGGAGAAAGGAGCCAAACCCGACACATCTGACAAGAAGGGCTTCACCGCACTGCACAGAGTG TCCATGTTGGGCAGTGAGGAGTGCGTCTCTGCTCTCTTGGACCATGGTGCCTCCGCTCTGTGTCGAGACTCTCAGGGAAGGACTCCACTGCACCTCGCTGCCTCCTGTGGCCACGCGGGGTTACTGCACCTGCTGCTGAAGGCGGCTGTGACCTCAGACCCCCTGGACTCCATGTTGGACTTCAGAGGATACACGCCGACGCACTGGGCAGCTTACCATG GGCGTGAAAAATGCTTACAGATTTTACTTGAAAACAAACTTGAAAGCAACCAAGAAGGAaaccctttctctcctctgcactGTTCACT AATAAATGGCCATGATGAAGCTGCTAAACTTATTTTAAAGACTATTGGCCTAAAAAGTGTCAACATGCAGGACACAAAAGGAAG AACTCCGCTCCACGCTGCGGCATATTCAGGAAACCTCTCAGGGCTGGAGCTGCTGCTTTCCCAGGGGGCAGAGGTCAATGCTGTGGACCGCAATGGCTGCTCTACCCTGATGGTGGCAGCAGAGAGTGGACAGACCATGGCTGTGG AGTTTTTGCTGCACAAAGCCAAACCCGACCTGACTCTGATGGACTCCAATAACAACACAGCCCTTCACTTGGCCTGCAGCAAG GGTCATGAGATGTGTGCGTTGTTGATTTTGGGAGAAATCAATGACTCGTCTCTCATAAATGCTGCcaacaatactttacaaat gCCCCTCCACATCGCAGCGAGACAGGGCCTGGCCACAGTGGTGCAGGTGTTACTGAGCAGAGGAGCCGCTGTGATGGCCGTCGATGAAGAAG GTCGTACTCCAGCTCTGGCCTGTGCTCCCAACAAGAACGTGGCCGACTGTCTGGCTCTGATCCTGTCCACCATGAAGCCTTTCCCTCCCAGAGAAGCGATGGTGAACAGCACGCCCCATTTTAGCCCCATCCTCAAGAACTGTGGCATCGCTGCTACCTGA